The Megalops cyprinoides isolate fMegCyp1 chromosome 11, fMegCyp1.pri, whole genome shotgun sequence genomic sequence CACTGGTAGTGTTTGCTTGAAGCCTTCAGGGAAATGAGACAAACCTGTCAGACAAATGGGTCTCTAAGAATACTACATGATCCCTAACAGAGCTGCACCAAATCCACTGTTaatactttttaatgaaaatgtttatctCTTGAGACCCTAACTGACATGATTGGGAACTCTTCCATCTAACGcatgtttcattattttgtttgctgCTTTCACAGATTTGAATTACCTGACGGAGGAGAAGGTGTATGAAATTCTGGACATGTGTGGGGAGAAGGAGGACTACTCCCCTCTGATCCGCGTCATTGGCCGGGTCTTCTCCAGCGCCGAGGGCCTGGTGCAGAGCTTCCGAAAGGCCAAGCAGCACACGAAGGAGGAGCTTAAGTCCCTCCAGGCCAAGGACGAGGACAAGGACGAGGATGAGAAGGAGAAGGCCGCCTGCTCCGCCGCTGCCATGGAGGAGGATTCTGAGGCCTCCTCTTCCAGGACAGAAGAGGGAGCCGCACAAGGGGACAATAACGTTCAAAAGCTGGGGCCTGACGAGGTGTCAGTGGACGTGGAGGCGGTGCGGAGGGTCTATAACAAACTGCTGGCCAACGAGAAGGTCGAGGCGGCGTTTCTCAACGCGCTGGTGTACCTGTCGCCTAACGTGGAGTGCGACCTGACGTACCACAACGTGTACTCCCGGGACCCCAACTATCTGAACCTGTTCGTCATAGTGATGGAGAACAGCAACCTCCACAGCCCCGAGTACCTGGAGATCGCCCTGCCCTTGTTCTGCAAGGCCATGAGCAAGCTGCCCCTGCCGGCGCTGGCCAAGCTGGCGCGGCTCTGGTCCCAGTACAGCGCCGAGCAGATCCGCCGCATGACCGAGACCTTCCAGCAGCTCATCACCTACAAGGTCATCAGCAACGAGTTCAGCGGCCGCAACCTGGTGAACGACGACGACGCCGTGGTGGCGGCCACCAAGTGCTTGAAAATCATCTACTATGCAAACCTCCTGGGCGGGGACCTGGACACGGAGAACaacgaggaggaggacgaggagccCGTCCCGGAGTCCAGCGAGCTTACGCTGCAGGAGCTGCTCGGGGAGGAGCGTCGGAACAAGAAGGGGCCCCGTGTCGACCCCCTGGAGACGGAGCTGGGCGTCAAGACCACTGACTGCCGGCGGCCGCTCATCCCCTTCGAGGAGTTCGTCAACGAGCCACTCAACGACGTGCTGGAGATGGACAAGGACTACACCTTCTTCAAGGTGGAGACGGAGAACAAGTTCTCCTTCATGACCTGCCCCTTCATCCTCAACGCCGTCACCAAGAACCTGGGCCTCTACTACGACAACCGGATCCGAATGTACAGCGAGAGGCGCATCACTGTGCTCTACAGCCTGGTCCAGGGCCAGCAGCTCAACCCCTACCTGCGGCTCAAGGTGCGCAGAGACCACATCATCGATGACGCCCTCGTCAGGGTAAGTGAGGGGAGGCATCTCGGccgtttttttgtgtgtgatagAATTCTGTGGTAACAGTGTCATTTCAAGGTTTTCTTTCCTGGCTTGACTTCGCAGTGGGTTACTTAAGAGTTTGGGTATGAGGCTTGTTGATACTTGCAATGTGTAGAGCATGAATATAGCAACGTGACTTATTGTTTCTCATTCTGTGAGGCACATGAAAGGATAATACACTAttctgatatttaaaaaaatttcatGATTTTTGTGTTGAAGGCTTAGGTAGTGTTCAAGTGAGGTCATTGCGATCACAAAATTGTTACCATCTGAATTTTAAGACAAGAAATGTCATGGATGTTAGTGGGCTGATTGCTGATTGTTTTACCCCGTTCAAGTTATAAAGTGTCTTGGCCTGCAGTTCAGCACACTTCAGACACCTTGCATATAACCTGTAATTTCTTCACATTTGCATCTCAGTTCATGTTTTGGATGGAAGatgagcagagcttgtaaccgaaatgttgctggttcagttccctgctggagcactgctgttataGCCTTGGGCAAGACGcttaacctgcaattgcctcagtaaatatccagctgtataaattgataaaactgtaacctatgtaagtcgctctggataagagcatctgctaaatgacagtaatgtaatataatgtaaagacACCAGTTCCCAACACTGCAGTTTTCTGAGTTTAGCATTTAGGCTACCACAGTGGgggaatttcattttaaatttctgtTTAATGCCTCTGATTTGGACACTTCTATAACTTGTGCTGCCAGAAAGTTAGATTCCCAAAAGGAAGATTTCGGTCCCAGCTGCTGAACACATTCTGGATCAAACATGAATGTGCACAT encodes the following:
- the LOC118785722 gene encoding ubiquitin-protein ligase E3A isoform X2, with translation MNRKDLHPTRDDFKDLNYLTEEKVYEILDMCGEKEDYSPLIRVIGRVFSSAEGLVQSFRKAKQHTKEELKSLQAKDEDKDEDEKEKAACSAAAMEEDSEASSSRTEEGAAQGDNNVQKLGPDEVSVDVEAVRRVYNKLLANEKVEAAFLNALVYLSPNVECDLTYHNVYSRDPNYLNLFVIVMENSNLHSPEYLEIALPLFCKAMSKLPLPALAKLARLWSQYSAEQIRRMTETFQQLITYKVISNEFSGRNLVNDDDAVVAATKCLKIIYYANLLGGDLDTENNEEEDEEPVPESSELTLQELLGEERRNKKGPRVDPLETELGVKTTDCRRPLIPFEEFVNEPLNDVLEMDKDYTFFKVETENKFSFMTCPFILNAVTKNLGLYYDNRIRMYSERRITVLYSLVQGQQLNPYLRLKVRRDHIIDDALVRLEMIAMENPADLKKQLYVEFEGEQGVDEGGVSKEFFQLVVEEIFNPDIGMFTHDETTRLFWFNPSSFETEGQFTLIGIVLGLAIYNNCILDVHFPMVVYRKLMGKKGTFRDLADSHPVLYQSLKDLLEYEGSVEEDMMITFQISQTDLFGNPLMHNLRENGDKIPVTNENRKEFVAQYADYMLNKSVEKQFKAFRRGFHMVTNESPLKYLFRPEEIELLICGSRNLDFQALEETTEYDGGYSRDSPIIKDFWETVHSFGEEQKRLFLQFTTGTDRAPVGGLGKLKMIIAKNGPDTDRLPTSHTCFNVLLLPEYSTKEKLRERLLKAITYAKGFGML